The DNA segment TCTCGGGCGAGTTGAGTTACGAGATCAACACTCCAGCAGGGTTTGCCGACATCTTGCTGGATCGTGTGATGGCCGCAGGCAGCCAATGGAACATCACCCCATACGGGTTGGAAACACTGGACGTGCTGCGGATTGAAAAGGGCCACCTTTCGGTCGGAACAGAAATTGACGGGCGGCGCACTCCGGCTGATCTGGGTCTGGGCGGCATGGTCTCTCAAAAGAAGGGCTTTGTCGGGCGCGGGCTGTTACAGCGCCCGGCCTTGCAAGCAGAAGGGCGCGAACAGCTGGTCGGGTTGATCCCCGAAGATGGCACCACACAGATTCCCTATGCCGCGCATCTCAGCGATACGGAACTGGATGCGAATGGACTGGCGCAGACCTGCGGTCACCTGACAGCCGCTGTCCTCAGTCCAACCCTGGGGCTCCCCATTGCCCTGGCGCTTCTGACCAACGGACGTGCCCGTATGGGTGACACCCTTTGGGCTCATTCCCCCATCGCCGGGCAATCGGTCCGTGTGCGTGTCACACCCGCTTGCGCCTATGACCCAAAAGGAGAGCGTCTGCATGTCTGAAACACTGCTTCCGCGCCCCGTCACCGATGCCGCCGGGTTCCTGCCAGGGCCACTGGGGCTGCGGCTGGACGAAGAATTCCTGCCACTGATGTCGCTGTCCGGTTCGACTGCCACGCTGGACATGGCGTTGCCCTTTGGCCAGGTTCGCTCGGACAGCACGGGCCTGTGCCTTCGGCTTTGGCCCGATGTAATCTGGGCCAGCGGTCTGCTCCCCGAGGGAGATTTTCGCGAGACCGACATTTCCCACGGCGTTACCCATCTGCGTTTACGCGGAGTAGAGGCGTTGCATTTCGTCGCCCAGTATACCCGCGCCGATTTGCACAGCGCCCCCATTCGGCAGGCGCGCGCCGTGCGCACCCGGCTGAACCATTATGATTGTACAATCTGGTGGACCAACACCCGCGATGTCCACATCGTAACAGATCGGTCCCTGGCACAATCTCTGACCGATCACCTGAGGGCACTGTCGCTGCGACACCCTCCCGCCGATCCATCCAAAACCCCGCGCCCGGTGGCACCGGACGCTCCAGACAGAAGAGGCTGAACATGTATCTCCGCAATACCTGGTACGTCGCTGCATGGGACAGCGAAGTCACACGAGAGCCCAAACAGATCAAGATTTTGGGCGAAAAGATCGTCACGTACCGCACCCAAGCCGGTGACCCGGTCGCCCTGTTGGACGCCTGCCCCCATCGCAAATTGCCCCTGTCAAAGGGCCGGATCAAAGGTGATCAGATCGAATGCGGCTATCACGGGCTGACATTTGATTGTTCGGGCTCCTGCGTGCGGGTGCCGGGTCAGGACCGTATTCCCGGCGCGGCCAATGTACATTCCTATCCTGTCGTCAGCCGCTATGGGCTGGTCTGGATCTGGATGGGCGATCCGGCGTTGGCCGATCCAGACAAGATCTTTGTGGTCGAACATTTCGACGACCCCAACTATGGGATCAACAAGGGAGACGCGATTCCGTTTCCCTGCAATTACCTGTATATCACCGACAACCTGCTGGATCCTTCGCACGTCGCCTGGGTGCATCAAAGTTCGTTCGGGAATGCGGCCTGCGAAGAAGAGCCCCTGACCGTCACCGGCACGGACACCGGCGTGATCGTGTCACGTTGGATGTATGACGTCGAGGTTGCACCCTTTTACAAGAAACTGGTTCCGTTTGAGGGCAATTGCGACCGCGAACAACACTATGAAGTCCGCTATCCTTCGCTGGCGTATATCAAGGCGATCTTCACCCCAAAAGGCACCGGAGGCGACGCCAAAAATCTTCCAGATGGACAGTATTTCCAGATGGACAGCTATAACTTCATGACACCCGTCGACGAACGTACCACCCGGTACTTCTGGTTTCAGGTCCGGAATGTGAAGCCAGACGACGAAGAAATCTCTCAATACATGAGCGACTCGGTGATGTTCGCGTTCAACGAAGACCGCGACATTCTCATCGAAGTGCAAAAGGGCATGGAGGAAAAAACCACCCGCAATATCGACATTGCCATTGACGCGGGCCCGCTGTTGTATCGCCGCCGGTTGCAAAAGCTGATTGATGCGGAACAACAGGTGCGTGCGGCGGCTGAATAGTCCCCGATCCCCGATGCCCCACCAGCGTAACATGTTGGTGGGGAAACCGGCCCTATTTTAAGTAGGAAGTCATTTCGCAAATAGGCCATGGGTGATACGGTCGACACGTCAGTTGTTGTTTAGGTCATAGCCCATGCGTTCCAGAGAGTCCGAGAACTTGCTCAATCGTTCTGCATCTGGACCCTCCGGACGCAATCCGGTGGTTCCGGTGATTGCAGAAACAGATGTTGTTCTGGTCAACCTCGGGCGCAATCCGGAGACAACCCGCCTGGACCAGGATATCAATCCCTGGGGCGTCGACGATTTCGAATTCGTGCCGCTGTCGGATCTGGAACCGATCCCGGTTGAGGACCAGAACACGCGTGACGACACAACAACACCCTTTTCGGGCGATATGGCGGCTGACCGCGGCAATGGTCGCGATGACACAGGGCCCGCTTCCGATGACACACCGCCTGAAGACATTGATGCAGACCCGGCACCGACTCCTGTTGCGCTACCGGAAACCCCGCCAGCCCCAACAAACAACGGCCGCCCAACCGGGGAAACCCCTGGTACGCCACGGGTAACCCCGCCCAGCATTGCGCCGGGCGATGACAACGCCGAATACGGTCGCGATCCCGGAGCCACCCCTGATGTTCCCCCGGTCACCGGCCCAGTTGCCGACTATGTCAGCGGCGGTCCGGCTGCGTCCTCGTATAACGTTGCAATCGAATTCATCGGCACCTGGACCACCAGCTTGCAGGCCGCATTCACCGAAGCAGCCGATTATCTCAGCACGATCATTCTAGCCGACATTCCGGACGCTGTTGTCGATGGGGTTGTGGTTGATGATATCACCATCACGGCCACACTCGAAGGGATCGACGGCATCGGCGGCACCTTGGGAAGTGCAGGACCTCGCATGATCCGCAATGATGGCACCTATTTGTCCGCAACAGGGGCGATGACCTTTGACAGCGCAGATGCGCAGGACCAATTTGATCTTGGCAATTGGGAAACCATTGTACTGCACGAAATGATGCACGCCTTGGGGTTTGGTACGTTGTGGTCTCTGATGGGGCTGACCAGCGGTTCAGTTGCAGGTGGCGACATGCGGTTTACCGGTGCCAATGCCACCGACGTCTATCAAACCGAATTCTCGGGTATTGCAAGTGC comes from the Rhodobacteraceae bacterium M382 genome and includes:
- a CDS encoding aromatic ring-hydroxylating dioxygenase subunit alpha, with product MYLRNTWYVAAWDSEVTREPKQIKILGEKIVTYRTQAGDPVALLDACPHRKLPLSKGRIKGDQIECGYHGLTFDCSGSCVRVPGQDRIPGAANVHSYPVVSRYGLVWIWMGDPALADPDKIFVVEHFDDPNYGINKGDAIPFPCNYLYITDNLLDPSHVAWVHQSSFGNAACEEEPLTVTGTDTGVIVSRWMYDVEVAPFYKKLVPFEGNCDREQHYEVRYPSLAYIKAIFTPKGTGGDAKNLPDGQYFQMDSYNFMTPVDERTTRYFWFQVRNVKPDDEEISQYMSDSVMFAFNEDRDILIEVQKGMEEKTTRNIDIAIDAGPLLYRRRLQKLIDAEQQVRAAAE